A stretch of Aeromicrobium tamlense DNA encodes these proteins:
- a CDS encoding MBL fold metallo-hydrolase, whose amino-acid sequence MTYTGEVTVGGAPDTREAGDLVITKIAVGPMANNAYLLRCALTGEQVLIDAAAEAPRLLELIGDGGLARVITTHRHADHWGALEEVVRATGAETVAGEDDADELPVDVDVRVRTGARVRVGSCELEVIEVVGHTPGSIVLVYDDPDGVTHLFTGDSLFPGGVGRTWSPDDFMRLCGDVESKIFARFDDDTWFYPGHGDDSTLGAERPSLPDWRARGW is encoded by the coding sequence ATGACGTACACGGGAGAGGTCACGGTCGGCGGCGCGCCCGACACCCGCGAGGCCGGCGACCTGGTGATCACGAAGATCGCCGTGGGACCGATGGCCAACAACGCCTACCTGCTGCGCTGCGCGCTCACCGGCGAGCAGGTGCTGATCGACGCCGCCGCCGAGGCGCCACGCCTGCTGGAGCTCATCGGCGACGGTGGCCTGGCCCGCGTCATCACGACCCACCGGCACGCCGACCACTGGGGAGCTCTCGAGGAGGTCGTCCGCGCGACCGGTGCCGAGACGGTGGCCGGCGAGGACGACGCCGACGAGCTGCCGGTCGACGTCGACGTCCGGGTCCGCACCGGCGCCCGCGTTCGCGTCGGCTCGTGCGAGCTCGAGGTCATCGAGGTCGTGGGCCACACGCCCGGCTCGATCGTGCTGGTCTACGACGATCCCGACGGCGTGACCCACCTGTTCACCGGCGACTCCCTGTTCCCCGGCGGCGTCGGTCGCACGTGGTCCCCCGACGACTTCATGCGGCTGTGCGGCGACGTCGAGTCGAAGATCTTCGCGCGCTTCGACGACGACACGTGGTTCTACCCGGGCCACGGCGACGACTCCACGCTGGGCGCCGAGCGCCCGAGCCTTCCGGACTGGCGCGCCCGCGGCTGGTGA